The following coding sequences lie in one Miscanthus floridulus cultivar M001 chromosome 9, ASM1932011v1, whole genome shotgun sequence genomic window:
- the LOC136483445 gene encoding probable WRKY transcription factor 67, with the protein MMNILESSNLGGYKEVINEVKHQRALMMDLHDLVLPILDPHSGQAKLIQLFEEVFSCSGKIICSLELGDNSEKQAILIKHKRKGGKDNMENHILEENNKDHGNKRRKNAKHISSVVTHAPHFDGYQWRKYGQKWISKAKHSRSYYRCTYSKEQGCPATKTVQQKKNDGNGTVRLFNVDYYGQHICKSDGIVHPCVVEATTHDSVPIASQNQSSSSTFVNAGAHGIQDESFESLFMVPDMPEYLTEFTDVEMRRAFEITSMNSPMIPEDIWA; encoded by the exons ATGATGAACATCCTTGAATCTTCCAATCTTGGTGGCTACAAAGAGGTGATCAATGAAGTTAAACACCAAAGGGCTCTCATGATGGACCTACATGACCTTGTACTGCCAATACTTGATCCCCACAGTGGGCAAGCAAAGCTCATACAACTCTTTGAAGAAGTATTCAGTTGCTCAGGTAAGATTATCTGTTCCCTAGAACTTGGTGATAACAGCGAGAAACAGGCCATTCTTATCAAACATAAAAGAAAAGGAGGTAAGGATAACATGGAGAATCACATACTGGAGGAGAACAACAAGGACCATGGAAACAAGAGAAG GAAGAATGCAAAACACATAAGTTCAGTTGTGACACATGCACCACACTTTGATGGATATCAATGGAGGAAGTATGGACAGAAGTGGATCTCCAAAGCAAAGCATTCTAG GAGCTACTACAGATGTACCTATAGTAAAGAACAAGGGTGTCCTGCAACTAAGACAGTGCAACAGAAGAAAAATGATGGAAATGGAACGGTGAGATTGTTCAATGTTGACTATTATGGCCAGCACATTTGCAAGAGCGATGGCATAGTTCATCCATGTGTTGTTGAGGCAACAACACACGACAGTGTGCCAATCGCCAGTCAAAACCAAAGCAGTAGCTCAACGTTTGTTAATGCCGGTGCCCACGGAATTCAGGATGAAAGCTTTGAAAGCTTATTCATGGTGCCTGACATGCCAGAATATTTGACAGAGTTCACAGATGTTGAAATGAGAAGGGCATTTGAGATTACCTCAATGAACTCGCCAATGATCCCGGAAGACATATGGGCATGA